The genomic DNA TCCACAATCAGTGAATAGCTCCGCAGCACGACACGCACACTGAAACAGCAAAGCGAACTCAAAAACAAAGTTCAGTAGTCCAATGCGTACCGAGAACCCTCATCTTCCCCGTCTTCATCATCGAACTCTTCCTCTTCATCCACTTCCTCCTCCATTGCATCGACGCGCCCCAGGCAATACCCCGCCAGAAGCCAAAAAAAGGAGGCCCCCGCCAGCCAGTTCCCCGAGAACAGCGCCGCCATCCCCGCGATGAACCATGCCCGAAAAATACAGACGTTGGCATCATCCATTTCCCACGCAACCAAGTCGGACGACGCCCGCCACAATCGATACAGGACCGTCATCATAATCACGAACCCAATCCAGCCGTAGGTCGCCAACGTATCGGCATACCCCGTGCTATCGAGAACGGCCGTTTTGGACGCTTTTTGAACCCGCGATGCGAGCCCCCCCGCACCAATCCCAAGCCCTAGCGGTTGGGACATCGAGTTTCGAAGCGCGATCCCCAGCAACCGGATGCGACCTTTAAAAGAACCATCGTCTTGGATCGTTCCAATCGTTTCGACGCGCGCCGACGCCTGCCCCGGCATCCGACTCATCAACGCAGGTCCACCGATCAACGCCAGCAAGGAAAGAGCGAGCACCGGTGCAATCCCCGATCCACGATTAAGCATGGGATACAGGATGATTGCCAAGCCAGCAAAGATCACCGAAGTTCGGGAATAGGTCAACAACATCGCGTACAACACGACCGCCGCCGACGGCCAGCGAAGCCAGCCAAGGGTCTGGGGACGCAAGGCGAGCAGCGTCAACCCGCCGCTCAGATACAATGCTACAGGTCCCCGTTCGGCCATCGTTGAAAAGAGTGTCATCTTCGTCGGCTCGGGAGTCCCCATATATCCAGTCATCTCGACCGACACCAACCAAAAGGCATCCCAGGGGGGAATCGTATAAAACTGCCAAATGCCATACACGGCAACCGCCAAGACCGAGGCGGCAAAGGATTGACACCAGCGATTGACCGTTGCTGAGTCGTCTGACCATAAGGCACCGTAGCCCATCAACCCGATCGGCGCGATATAGTCCCCCAACGCATAGACGGCTCCGAATTTTGCGTTCACAAACCCAATCACAAAGGCATACGCAACGATACCGCCATAGAGGTACAGAATGTTAGCTGTCCGATGCCCAAATTGATGATCGCGGCGATTCAATTCGACCAGCACCACCAACACCGCCAACCCACCGACGATGATCGGGGTTAGACTAATTAGCGACAGAGGATTGAAGTAGCCGTTGTTGTAGTCGACGATGCGGCGAACCCCACGATTCAGCGCCACAACAAAAAAAAGATAATCGATCAACCAAGTCGATTTTTGTGACGCCATCACCACCGCGGGAAAGCAGATCAGGAACGCAACGATAAAAGTGTTAATTTCAAACATGAAAAAGCGGGCAGTTTCCAGTCGTCAGTTGGCCGACAAGGATGAAATTTAAAGTGGGAAGTCGTCAGTTGGCAGTGAAGACTGACGAGAATTACCAGTCGACAGTTGTTTTTCTCGTGCAAACTGTCCACTGCTAACTAATTTCTGTCAACTCTCTCATCCCTATCGGTCACGAATGGAGCGGATCAAACCATTGATCCATCCTTGGGCAATGTCATTTGTAACGAAACCCGCTTTTTGGCCTACGATCGATTGCGTTCGAAATTCGCCGCATGAGGCTCGGGCGTAGTCGAGAAACTTGTATTGATCGGCCGGCGTCGATCGTTCCATCCCCTCTGCGATATTCGAAGGAATCGACAATCCCGACCACGTGATTTGATCCTTGAAGCCAAAATCACGGGACTGAG from Rosistilla carotiformis includes the following:
- a CDS encoding O-antigen ligase family protein, which translates into the protein MFEINTFIVAFLICFPAVVMASQKSTWLIDYLFFVVALNRGVRRIVDYNNGYFNPLSLISLTPIIVGGLAVLVVLVELNRRDHQFGHRTANILYLYGGIVAYAFVIGFVNAKFGAVYALGDYIAPIGLMGYGALWSDDSATVNRWCQSFAASVLAVAVYGIWQFYTIPPWDAFWLVSVEMTGYMGTPEPTKMTLFSTMAERGPVALYLSGGLTLLALRPQTLGWLRWPSAAVVLYAMLLTYSRTSVIFAGLAIILYPMLNRGSGIAPVLALSLLALIGGPALMSRMPGQASARVETIGTIQDDGSFKGRIRLLGIALRNSMSQPLGLGIGAGGLASRVQKASKTAVLDSTGYADTLATYGWIGFVIMMTVLYRLWRASSDLVAWEMDDANVCIFRAWFIAGMAALFSGNWLAGASFFWLLAGYCLGRVDAMEEEVDEEEEFDDEDGEDEGSRYALDY
- a CDS encoding four helix bundle protein, whose amino-acid sequence is MGWAEESGSLVVSSGSYVVYQGWGVAGFEDLDVWKRAVELSAQVYLQLAQSRDFGFKDQITWSGLSIPSNIAEGMERSTPADQYKFLDYARASCGEFRTQSIVGQKAGFVTNDIAQGWINGLIRSIRDR